Proteins from a single region of Paraburkholderia sp. ZP32-5:
- a CDS encoding Bug family tripartite tricarboxylate transporter substrate binding protein: MRSSAIVEPQASPDLYRQRSRIVARVFSTGNRIMTKLLLSRRRLLKGATALGAMAALTRNVSFAASTYPEHDLRWVIYQAPGGLIDGSTRALQPFLKQHGFSSTVDYVRGASGRIARTQLYRAHPDGLTIMTEASPEEVLGEVIYGAEYKVAEFQPVYGWFRNAFNICVLKNSPFKTFADLVNAAKSRKVTIGTLGKGGPSHLQMAILNKQFGLKLQLVHFDGAAPAYAAVAGGHVDAAMGGSTSVQWSSTVNFLVVFRNGRDPALPDVPTAKECGYDIVPVNEVIYANAGPNVPADRIKKLSDAFAAALADPAAIEAQKKLGIFIAPITPAELRQSIKSLYALVDEYKSDLLG, translated from the coding sequence GTGCGATCGAGCGCGATCGTTGAGCCCCAGGCAAGCCCCGACCTCTACCGTCAACGCTCCAGAATCGTTGCACGGGTTTTCTCGACCGGAAATCGAATCATGACCAAATTGCTTCTGTCGCGCCGTCGCCTGCTGAAGGGAGCCACCGCGCTAGGCGCCATGGCGGCCCTGACGCGCAACGTCAGCTTTGCTGCTTCTACCTATCCCGAGCACGATCTGCGCTGGGTCATCTATCAGGCGCCCGGTGGCCTGATCGACGGATCGACGCGTGCGCTGCAGCCGTTCCTCAAACAGCATGGATTTTCCAGCACCGTCGATTACGTGCGTGGTGCATCCGGCCGTATCGCCCGCACCCAACTTTATCGCGCCCACCCCGATGGACTGACGATCATGACTGAAGCCAGCCCCGAGGAGGTGCTCGGCGAAGTCATCTACGGCGCTGAATACAAGGTTGCGGAATTCCAGCCCGTATACGGCTGGTTCCGCAATGCGTTCAACATCTGCGTGCTGAAGAATTCGCCGTTCAAGACATTCGCCGATCTCGTCAACGCGGCAAAGTCGCGCAAGGTGACGATCGGCACGCTCGGCAAAGGCGGTCCGAGCCACTTGCAGATGGCGATACTCAACAAGCAGTTTGGCCTGAAACTGCAACTGGTTCATTTCGACGGCGCCGCGCCGGCCTATGCGGCCGTCGCCGGCGGACATGTCGATGCCGCGATGGGCGGCTCGACTTCGGTCCAATGGTCGAGCACGGTGAATTTCCTCGTCGTCTTTCGCAACGGGCGCGATCCAGCTCTGCCGGACGTTCCCACCGCCAAAGAATGCGGTTACGACATCGTGCCGGTCAACGAGGTGATCTATGCGAACGCCGGCCCGAACGTGCCCGCGGACCGGATCAAGAAGCTCTCCGACGCCTTCGCCGCGGCGCTGGCCGACCCGGCCGCGATCGAGGCGCAAAAGAAGCTCGGCAT